One genomic window of Clostridioides sp. ES-S-0054-01 includes the following:
- a CDS encoding putative sulfate exporter family transporter yields the protein MLKNKSNLTSKTIKEILPGLIVSVLVGYMSIFISTLIPKVGAASISIFLGMFVGNLFLNQKVFQKGYKFSETDLLSYSIVLLGATLSVSTLIDLKVSGILFIILQMTITIISALYIGKKLGFEENFRFLMASGNAVCGSSAIGATVPVVNATDKEKGIAVTIVNVTGIFLMFLLPIISQFLYSHELVKTSAMIGGTLQSIGQVVASGAIVGENVKDLATIFKIVRVIFLVVIVLVFGHMKNKSNSEILEEEKDEIKKKKVTIPWYVIGFFITCALFSMNIIPKEVSVFCKEISNKLEIIALAAIGLKVNVKDLVKQGKEVSLYGLFIGTVQVISAVVLIKIFI from the coding sequence ATGTTAAAGAATAAAAGTAATTTGACATCAAAAACTATAAAAGAAATATTACCTGGACTGATTGTATCAGTATTAGTAGGTTACATGAGTATATTTATTTCTACTCTAATTCCTAAGGTAGGAGCAGCATCAATTTCTATATTTTTAGGCATGTTTGTAGGAAATTTATTCTTAAATCAAAAGGTATTTCAAAAAGGTTATAAATTTTCAGAGACAGACTTACTTTCATACTCAATAGTACTATTAGGGGCAACACTAAGTGTATCTACGCTAATAGATTTAAAAGTTTCAGGAATCTTATTTATAATATTACAAATGACAATAACAATAATATCAGCACTTTATATAGGTAAAAAGTTGGGTTTTGAAGAAAACTTTAGATTTCTAATGGCAAGTGGAAACGCAGTATGCGGTTCTTCTGCCATAGGAGCAACCGTTCCAGTAGTTAATGCTACAGATAAAGAAAAGGGCATTGCAGTAACGATTGTAAATGTTACTGGTATATTCCTTATGTTTTTACTTCCGATAATATCTCAATTTTTATACAGCCATGAACTTGTAAAAACATCAGCAATGATAGGTGGAACTTTACAATCAATTGGTCAAGTTGTAGCAAGTGGAGCAATTGTTGGAGAAAATGTAAAAGATTTGGCTACTATTTTTAAGATAGTAAGAGTAATATTTTTAGTTGTTATTGTATTAGTATTTGGACATATGAAAAATAAGTCTAATAGTGAAATTCTTGAAGAAGAAAAGGATGAGATAAAAAAGAAAAAAGTAACTATACCTTGGTATGTAATTGGATTCTTTATAACTTGTGCACTTTTTTCAATGAATATTATACCAAAAGAAGTATCTGTATTTTGTAAAGAAATAAGTAACAAATTAGAAATAATAGCTTTAGCAGCAATTGGTCTAAAGGTTAATGTAAAAGATTTAGTGAAACAAGGGAAAGAGGTTTCTTTATATGGTTTATTTATAGGTACAGTACAAGTTATATCAGCTGTAGTTTTGATAAAAATATTTATATAG
- a CDS encoding 8-oxoguanine DNA glycosylase, whose protein sequence is MNVYEKDNGVILEGVTDFDPIHIFECGQCFRWHKQEDGSYTGVAKGRILNVKKENDKIYLNNTNLKEFNSIWYNYFDLGTDYTEIKNKLKNMDEYLNKATEFGWGIRILRQDGWEMLISFIISSNNRIPMIQRAIENLSRKFGKYIGEYEGNEYYAFPTPEELNKASQEEIRACQTGFRDKYIKSTTQAVIENNDKVSEYTNLSTDDCRKELLKFNGVGPKVCDCIALFGMQKYDSFPVDVWVKRVMQEFYIDEDMSLPKMRTYGIDKFKEMSGFAQQYLFYYARELGIGK, encoded by the coding sequence ATGAATGTTTATGAAAAGGATAATGGAGTTATACTAGAAGGAGTAACAGATTTTGACCCAATACATATATTTGAGTGTGGTCAATGTTTTAGATGGCATAAACAAGAAGATGGCTCATACACTGGCGTTGCAAAGGGAAGAATATTAAATGTCAAAAAAGAGAATGATAAAATATATTTAAATAATACGAATTTAAAGGAGTTTAATAGTATTTGGTATAATTACTTTGATTTAGGAACTGATTATACAGAAATAAAGAATAAACTAAAAAATATGGATGAATATTTAAATAAGGCTACCGAATTTGGATGGGGAATAAGAATATTAAGACAAGATGGATGGGAAATGCTTATATCATTTATAATTTCCTCTAATAATAGAATTCCTATGATACAAAGAGCTATAGAAAATTTATCAAGAAAATTTGGTAAGTATATAGGTGAATATGAAGGTAATGAATACTATGCATTCCCAACACCAGAAGAGCTAAATAAGGCCTCACAAGAGGAAATAAGAGCATGTCAAACAGGTTTTAGAGATAAGTACATAAAAAGTACTACACAGGCAGTTATAGAAAACAATGATAAGGTATCTGAATATACAAATTTAAGTACAGATGACTGTAGAAAAGAGCTTTTAAAATTTAATGGAGTAGGACCAAAAGTATGTGATTGTATTGCGTTATTTGGGATGCAAAAATATGATTCTTTTCCAGTTGATGTTTGGGTTAAGAGAGTTATGCAAGAGTTCTATATAGATGAAGACATGAGTTTACCTAAAATGAGAACTTATGGAATTGATAAATTTAAAGAAATGTCTGGATTTGCTCAACAGTACTTATTTTACTATGCAAGAGAACTCGGTATAGGAAAATAA